A genomic segment from Actinomadura hallensis encodes:
- a CDS encoding sodium:proton exchanger, with the protein MSGEPIPREAPLPSRGSLLVRITAATALALPAVVTLAGGLHPPPVPAVPVFGAGVLSAAILLTWAAETARADLPGPLAVALLALAAVLPQYALDLYYAHSGGTRAPYTALAAATMTGANRLLVGVGWALAALAFALGVRRLTGRFPRGGSGRHAARGTGRADLRLAARHRVELGFLALAAVLGFIPALTGEIGWYMALVLIVVYALYLVRVAGGGPVDAGAAAGVPARLAALPPRGRRAAAGAGFAAGAAVVAVSTARFGDALVGAGASLGVDEFLLVQWLAPVVIEAPLLVAAVMLAWRLRDADAIGTLLSSKVNQWTLLIALLPLAYRAGGGAWSLPLDSRQIEEVLLTASQTVLGLALLIDLVFARWEAGVLVVLFAVQFVLPGEDARLILSGVYLAIGFSVLIARYRELGEAMETVVRPGGRSARRRSRRR; encoded by the coding sequence ATGTCCGGCGAGCCGATCCCGCGCGAGGCCCCGCTCCCGTCCCGGGGATCGCTGCTCGTCCGGATCACGGCGGCGACGGCCCTGGCGCTCCCGGCGGTCGTGACGCTGGCGGGCGGGCTGCACCCGCCGCCGGTGCCCGCGGTGCCGGTCTTCGGCGCGGGCGTCCTGTCCGCCGCGATCCTGCTGACGTGGGCGGCGGAGACGGCGCGGGCCGACCTTCCCGGACCGCTCGCCGTCGCGCTGCTGGCGCTGGCGGCGGTGCTTCCGCAGTACGCGCTCGACCTCTACTACGCGCACTCCGGCGGGACGCGGGCGCCCTACACCGCCCTCGCCGCGGCCACCATGACGGGCGCGAACCGCCTGCTCGTCGGGGTCGGCTGGGCGCTGGCCGCGCTGGCGTTCGCGCTGGGCGTGCGGCGGCTGACCGGCCGTTTCCCGCGCGGCGGCTCCGGCCGGCACGCGGCGCGCGGGACGGGCCGCGCCGACCTGCGGCTGGCGGCGCGGCACCGCGTCGAGCTGGGCTTCCTCGCGCTCGCCGCCGTCCTCGGCTTCATCCCGGCCCTGACGGGCGAGATCGGCTGGTACATGGCGCTCGTGCTCATCGTCGTCTACGCGCTCTACCTGGTGCGGGTCGCGGGCGGCGGCCCCGTGGACGCCGGCGCGGCCGCCGGGGTCCCGGCGCGGCTGGCCGCGCTGCCGCCGCGGGGGCGGCGGGCCGCGGCCGGCGCCGGGTTCGCGGCCGGCGCGGCCGTCGTGGCCGTGTCCACGGCGCGGTTCGGGGACGCGCTCGTCGGCGCCGGCGCGTCCCTCGGGGTGGACGAGTTCCTGCTGGTGCAGTGGCTGGCGCCGGTCGTGATCGAGGCGCCGCTGCTGGTCGCGGCGGTCATGCTGGCGTGGCGGCTGCGCGACGCCGACGCGATCGGGACGCTGCTGTCGAGCAAGGTCAACCAGTGGACCCTGCTGATCGCCCTTCTGCCGCTCGCGTACCGCGCGGGCGGCGGCGCGTGGTCGCTGCCGCTGGACTCCCGGCAGATCGAGGAGGTGCTGCTGACGGCGTCGCAGACCGTCCTCGGGCTCGCGCTGCTCATCGACCTGGTCTTCGCGCGGTGGGAGGCCGGGGTGCTGGTCGTGCTGTTCGCGGTGCAGTTCGTCCTGCCGGGCGAGGACGCCAGGCTGATCCTCTCGGGGGTCTACCTGGCGATCGGCTTCTCCGTGCTGATCGCGCGGTACCGGGAGCTGGGGGAGGCGATGGAGACCGTCGTCCGTCCCGGCGGCCGGAGCGCTAGGCGAAGAAGCCGTCGGCGATGA
- a CDS encoding N-acetylmuramoyl-L-alanine amidase: MRIRRGGPVAAGIALCLGALTACGGSSGAPGAAEGPVNPPRAGAPAPDGPAPDDRSPAAAGRKKDDAPALAGKVIVIDPGHNGGNADHPAEINKKVRIGNGTKACDTTGTSTNDGYPEHAFTWDVSKRLAKLLRADGAKVTLTRKDDKGVGPCITERAAIANRLKADAAVSIHADGNARPSANGFHIIEPVSIGANAAMVPGSRRLGKALRDAYREGTGMPYSNYLGKDGRDRRGDLGGLNLSKVPKVFVECGNMRNKGDAAKFADASFRQRIAESLAAGFRDFLR; the protein is encoded by the coding sequence GTGCGTATCCGGCGGGGCGGCCCGGTGGCCGCCGGCATCGCGTTGTGTCTCGGCGCGCTCACGGCGTGCGGGGGCTCCTCCGGTGCGCCGGGGGCGGCGGAGGGGCCGGTGAACCCGCCGCGGGCGGGCGCGCCCGCCCCGGACGGGCCCGCCCCGGACGACAGGTCGCCCGCGGCGGCCGGGAGGAAGAAGGACGACGCGCCCGCGCTCGCCGGCAAGGTGATCGTCATCGATCCCGGGCACAACGGCGGCAACGCCGACCATCCGGCCGAGATCAACAAGAAGGTCCGGATCGGCAACGGGACCAAGGCGTGCGACACGACCGGGACCTCGACCAACGACGGGTATCCCGAGCACGCCTTCACCTGGGACGTGTCCAAGCGCCTCGCGAAGCTGCTGCGCGCCGACGGCGCAAAGGTCACGCTGACGCGCAAGGACGACAAGGGCGTCGGCCCCTGCATCACCGAGCGCGCCGCGATCGCGAACAGGCTGAAGGCGGACGCCGCCGTGTCGATCCACGCCGACGGCAACGCGCGCCCGTCCGCGAACGGCTTCCACATCATCGAGCCGGTCTCGATCGGCGCCAACGCGGCGATGGTGCCGGGGTCGCGGAGGCTGGGCAAGGCGCTCCGCGACGCGTACCGGGAGGGCACCGGGATGCCGTACTCGAACTATCTCGGCAAGGACGGGCGCGACCGCCGCGGCGACCTCGGCGGCCTCAACCTGTCGAAGGTCCCCAAGGTCTTCGTCGAGTGCGGGAACATGCGCAACAAGGGGGACGCGGCGAAGTTCGCCGACGCGTCGTTCCGGCAGCGCATCGCCGAGTCGCTGGCCGCGGGCTTCAGGGACTTCCTGAGGTGA
- a CDS encoding TetR/AcrR family transcriptional regulator — protein sequence MGDRAVTGGKARGRQSGGRGRRRLSVDERREELIAAALQLFSTRSPEEISIDDVAAAAGASRALVYHYFGGKQELYLAALSSAAKQLSVLLEPPTEGKPLERLRISLRRYFDFVESHAAGYTALLRGGPADRSGEVGEIVDGIRQLLLNRILHSLEVETPPPILRITLRSWMAAVETAGLDWLENRDVARSDLEALLVDHLVVVFHAAGRHDPLTGRLYDRLSQEELSE from the coding sequence GTGGGAGATCGTGCGGTGACCGGCGGCAAGGCGCGCGGCCGGCAGAGCGGCGGACGGGGCCGTCGCAGGCTCAGCGTGGACGAACGGCGCGAGGAGCTGATCGCGGCTGCGCTGCAGCTGTTCAGCACGCGCTCGCCCGAGGAGATCTCGATCGACGACGTCGCGGCCGCGGCGGGCGCCTCGCGCGCACTGGTCTACCACTATTTCGGCGGCAAGCAGGAGCTGTACCTCGCGGCGCTGAGCAGCGCGGCCAAGCAGCTGTCGGTGCTGCTCGAACCGCCCACGGAGGGCAAGCCGCTGGAGCGGCTACGCATCTCGCTGCGCCGCTACTTCGACTTCGTGGAGAGCCACGCGGCGGGCTACACGGCGCTCCTGCGCGGCGGCCCGGCCGACAGGTCGGGCGAGGTCGGCGAGATCGTCGACGGCATCAGGCAGCTTCTGCTGAACCGGATCCTGCACTCCCTCGAGGTCGAGACGCCGCCGCCCATCCTGCGCATCACGCTGCGCTCGTGGATGGCCGCCGTGGAGACCGCCGGGCTGGACTGGCTGGAGAACCGCGACGTGGCACGTTCCGATCTGGAGGCCCTGCTGGTCGACCACCTGGTGGTGGTCTTCCACGCGGCCGGCCGGCACGACCCGCTCACCGGCAGGCTCTACGACCGCCTCTCCCAAGAGGAACTGAGCGAGTAG
- a CDS encoding extracellular solute-binding protein, with translation MVERVGRVEPEPPGRHRPGKGAATGRHGPPGRRRGRRRGARARRPRLRAGAAAVLLAGGLAACGGGGEAPTLTWYINPDDGGQAKLAESCSKASGGRYRITTSVLPNDATQQREQIIRRLAAKDTGIDIMSLDPVFVAEAANAGFLRPFPEEEAAQFTEGVFPPAVENSTWEGKLYAAPFWANTQLLWYRKSVARKAGVDPNSPDFTWDQMIDAAVRTGTTVGVQANKYEGYMVWINALIESAGGQVISAAEEGDEAKIEIDSPAGRRAAEIISKLARSPAASPGMSTDDEERTRFLLNGDRGGFMVNWGYIWRAENGDADAGVIPKEVVADLGWARYPKVTPGEDSRPPFGGIELGISSYGKYKDTFAVEAVKCITSTENMKFYMLDSGNPAARASVYDDPEVRREFPMAGLIRVSIDAAAPRPITPYYTDVSGAVQSRWHPPASVNPATTPGQSATFIRQVLRDEALL, from the coding sequence ATGGTCGAGCGAGTCGGACGCGTGGAGCCCGAGCCGCCGGGACGTCACCGGCCCGGGAAGGGGGCGGCGACGGGCCGCCACGGGCCGCCGGGACGAAGGCGGGGACGACGGCGCGGGGCCCGCGCGAGGCGCCCCCGGCTGCGGGCGGGAGCAGCGGCCGTCCTCCTCGCCGGAGGGCTCGCGGCCTGCGGCGGCGGCGGTGAAGCACCCACGCTGACCTGGTACATCAACCCCGACGACGGCGGGCAGGCCAAGCTCGCCGAGTCCTGCTCCAAGGCCTCCGGCGGCAGGTACCGGATCACGACCTCCGTGCTGCCGAACGACGCGACGCAGCAGCGCGAGCAGATCATCCGGCGGCTGGCCGCGAAGGACACCGGGATCGACATCATGAGCCTCGACCCGGTGTTCGTCGCCGAGGCCGCCAACGCCGGTTTCCTGCGCCCGTTCCCGGAGGAGGAGGCGGCCCAGTTCACCGAGGGCGTTTTCCCGCCGGCGGTGGAGAACTCCACCTGGGAGGGCAAGCTTTATGCGGCACCCTTCTGGGCGAACACCCAGTTGCTCTGGTACCGCAAATCCGTCGCGCGGAAAGCGGGCGTCGACCCGAACTCGCCCGATTTCACCTGGGACCAGATGATCGACGCGGCGGTCCGCACCGGGACGACGGTCGGGGTGCAGGCCAATAAGTACGAGGGCTACATGGTGTGGATCAACGCCCTCATCGAGTCGGCCGGCGGCCAGGTCATCTCCGCGGCGGAGGAGGGCGACGAGGCGAAGATCGAGATCGACTCCCCGGCCGGCCGGCGCGCCGCGGAGATCATCTCGAAGCTGGCGCGCTCCCCCGCGGCGAGCCCCGGCATGTCCACCGACGACGAGGAGCGGACCCGGTTCCTGCTGAACGGCGACCGCGGCGGCTTCATGGTCAACTGGGGCTACATCTGGCGGGCCGAGAACGGCGACGCCGACGCCGGGGTCATCCCCAAGGAGGTCGTGGCCGACCTCGGCTGGGCCCGTTACCCGAAGGTGACGCCGGGGGAGGACAGCAGGCCCCCGTTCGGCGGCATCGAACTCGGCATCAGCTCGTACGGCAAGTACAAGGACACGTTCGCGGTGGAGGCCGTCAAGTGCATCACCTCCACCGAGAACATGAAGTTCTACATGCTGGACTCCGGCAACCCGGCGGCCCGCGCGTCCGTCTACGACGACCCTGAGGTCCGCCGGGAGTTCCCCATGGCGGGGCTGATCCGCGTGTCGATCGACGCGGCGGCGCCCCGCCCCATCACCCCGTACTACACCGACGTGTCCGGCGCCGTGCAGAGCCGCTGGCACCCGCCCGCGTCGGTGAACCCGGCCACGACGCCCGGGCAGTCCGCGACGTTCATCCGCCAGGTCCTGCGCGACGAGGCGCTGCTGTAG
- a CDS encoding quinone-dependent dihydroorotate dehydrogenase, with the protein MYRLLFSLVIARIPAETVHHLTLRALSAIQSVPGAVPLLRRLLAPRDPALAVRALGMEFPGPLGLAAGFDKDAVAYEALGAFGFGHVEIGTVTGRPQPGNPRPRLFRLVPDRAVINRMGFNNEGSLAAARRLRDRGAATIVGVNIGKTKVVPESSAAADYVTSTERLAPHADYLVVNVSSPNTPGLRDLQAVEHLRPLLTAVRAAADRSSPRRVPLLVKIAPDLADDDVDAVADLALDLGLDGIIATNTTVSRDALLSPPELVKETGGLSGAPLKERSLEVLRRLRARTGGRLTLISVGGVESADDVWERIRAGATLVQAYTGMLYGGPLWAWRVNRALSRRLRASAFSTLDEARR; encoded by the coding sequence ATGTACCGACTCCTGTTCTCACTGGTCATCGCCCGGATCCCGGCGGAGACCGTCCACCACCTGACGTTGCGCGCGCTCAGCGCGATCCAGTCGGTGCCGGGGGCCGTGCCGCTGCTGCGGCGGCTGCTCGCGCCCCGCGACCCGGCGCTGGCCGTGCGGGCGCTCGGGATGGAGTTCCCCGGCCCGCTGGGCCTCGCCGCCGGGTTCGACAAGGACGCCGTCGCCTACGAGGCGCTCGGGGCGTTCGGGTTCGGCCACGTCGAGATCGGCACGGTGACGGGACGCCCGCAGCCCGGCAACCCGCGTCCGCGGCTGTTCCGGCTCGTCCCGGACCGGGCGGTCATCAACCGGATGGGCTTCAACAACGAGGGCTCCCTGGCCGCCGCGCGGCGGCTGCGCGACCGCGGCGCCGCGACGATCGTCGGGGTCAACATCGGCAAGACGAAGGTCGTCCCGGAGTCGTCGGCGGCGGCCGACTACGTGACGAGCACCGAGCGGCTCGCCCCGCACGCGGACTACCTCGTCGTCAACGTCAGCTCCCCCAACACTCCCGGCCTGCGCGACCTCCAGGCCGTGGAGCACCTGCGGCCGCTGCTGACGGCCGTGCGCGCGGCCGCGGACCGCTCGTCCCCCCGCCGCGTCCCGCTCTTGGTCAAGATCGCGCCCGACCTGGCGGACGACGACGTCGACGCGGTCGCCGACCTCGCCCTCGACCTCGGGCTGGACGGCATCATCGCCACCAACACGACGGTCTCCCGGGACGCCCTTCTCAGCCCGCCCGAGCTGGTCAAGGAGACCGGCGGGCTGTCCGGCGCGCCGCTGAAGGAACGGTCGCTGGAGGTGCTGCGCCGGCTGCGCGCCCGCACCGGCGGGCGGCTCACGCTGATCTCGGTCGGCGGCGTGGAGAGCGCCGACGACGTCTGGGAGCGCATCCGGGCGGGCGCGACCCTCGTCCAGGCCTACACCGGCATGCTCTACGGCGGCCCCCTGTGGGCCTGGCGGGTCAATCGCGCCCTGTCCCGCCGCCTGCGCGCCAGCGCCTTCTCCACCCTGGACGAAGCCCGCCGCTGA
- the bldC gene encoding developmental transcriptional regulator BldC translates to MSARTPEAEPLLTPAEVATMFRVDPKTVTRWAKAGKLTSIRTLGGHRRYREAEVRALLAGIPQQRSE, encoded by the coding sequence ATGTCAGCACGTACGCCAGAGGCCGAGCCCCTGCTGACGCCGGCGGAGGTGGCGACGATGTTCCGCGTCGACCCCAAGACCGTCACACGGTGGGCGAAGGCGGGAAAGCTCACGTCCATCCGGACACTGGGGGGGCACCGCCGCTATCGCGAAGCGGAGGTGCGAGCGCTGCTCGCGGGAATCCCGCAGCAGCGGTCGGAGTAA
- a CDS encoding LacI family DNA-binding transcriptional regulator: protein MSAEQANPPHNRQGEGAVPRPRSAPIPAGRDEGRPVPAPKPTIRNVAERAGVSKSLVSLVMRGSPHVSERRRQAVLQAARELGYRPNAVARSLVEGRTRLIGAIVADLHNPFFAEFLDGLQESLHGAGLRMLVGSGRWDPMFEAEAVEAFLEMRVDGLVLLSVVPDSLKEAAASVPVVVVGERDVVGVDIVVDDDELGASLAVDHLVELGHRRIAHIEGARSTTARYRRAGYERAMRRHGLAAEVVVEPGDFTEDGGYRAALRLLRRVPRPTAIFAPNDLVATGALSAADELGLRIPGDLSIVGYDNTHLAAIRHISLTSVDQPRRDMGRVAAELLTARIGDPARAARQNLVVPTLVVRSTTGPAPAS, encoded by the coding sequence ATGTCAGCTGAGCAAGCGAATCCCCCGCACAACAGGCAGGGAGAGGGGGCGGTCCCCAGGCCGCGCAGCGCGCCCATCCCGGCCGGCCGCGACGAGGGAAGGCCGGTTCCCGCGCCGAAACCGACGATCCGCAACGTCGCCGAACGCGCCGGCGTGTCCAAGTCGCTCGTCTCGCTGGTGATGCGGGGGTCACCGCACGTGAGCGAGCGCCGCCGGCAGGCCGTCCTGCAGGCGGCCCGCGAACTCGGCTACCGGCCGAACGCCGTGGCGCGGAGCCTGGTCGAGGGACGCACCCGGCTGATCGGCGCGATCGTCGCCGACCTGCACAACCCGTTCTTCGCCGAGTTCCTCGACGGGCTGCAGGAGAGCCTGCACGGCGCCGGCCTGCGGATGCTCGTCGGCAGCGGCCGCTGGGACCCGATGTTCGAGGCCGAGGCCGTCGAGGCGTTCCTGGAGATGCGGGTCGACGGGCTGGTCCTGCTCAGCGTCGTCCCGGACTCGCTCAAGGAGGCCGCGGCCAGCGTCCCGGTCGTGGTCGTCGGGGAGCGCGACGTCGTCGGCGTCGACATCGTCGTGGACGACGACGAGCTCGGCGCCAGCCTCGCCGTCGACCACCTCGTGGAGCTGGGCCACCGCCGCATCGCGCACATCGAAGGGGCCCGTTCCACCACCGCGCGCTACCGCCGCGCCGGGTACGAGCGGGCGATGCGGCGGCACGGGCTGGCGGCGGAGGTCGTGGTCGAGCCGGGCGACTTCACCGAGGACGGCGGGTACCGGGCCGCGCTCCGGCTGCTGCGCCGCGTCCCCCGGCCCACCGCGATCTTCGCGCCGAACGACCTCGTCGCGACCGGCGCGCTGTCGGCGGCCGACGAGCTCGGGCTGCGGATACCCGGGGACCTGTCGATCGTCGGCTACGACAACACCCATCTCGCCGCCATCCGGCACATCTCCCTCACCAGCGTGGACCAGCCGCGCCGCGACATGGGAAGGGTCGCGGCGGAACTGCTGACCGCGCGCATCGGCGACCCGGCGCGTGCGGCGCGGCAGAACCTGGTCGTCCCGACCCTGGTGGTCCGCTCCACCACGGGACCCGCCCCCGCCTCCTGA
- a CDS encoding DUF6243 family protein: MSKSRRNGLLGVGGQRNKVSRRALRGGGPQQPGNAGRAAAEKQELLRKMRERNRRGAKPEQDAAPERDPASGRDPASERGTDSE, translated from the coding sequence ATGTCCAAGAGCCGCAGGAACGGCCTTCTCGGCGTCGGCGGTCAGCGCAACAAGGTCTCGCGGCGCGCGCTGCGCGGCGGAGGCCCCCAGCAGCCCGGCAACGCCGGCCGCGCCGCCGCCGAGAAGCAGGAACTGCTCAGGAAGATGCGCGAGCGCAACCGGCGCGGCGCGAAGCCCGAGCAGGACGCCGCACCCGAGCGGGACCCTGCTTCCGGGCGGGATCCTGCCTCCGAGCGGGGCACCGACTCTGAGTGA
- a CDS encoding DUF7059 domain-containing protein, producing MPDLRESLLRVRDLLLSAGYTVAGVRELLGPVAGGALARDEIVPALRATRGGSPLETLTRLFWLQVPVDAGGVDADALVAAGLAETSGGELRARLRVEPLEAVSGDGHAGYVVSDLKVRPGSGDVPAADHVVGAGGASASLARLVVHKPVDNFLDLGTGCGVQAVHLASRSPAARITATDVNPRALELTAMSLALSGADTGADTGGDAAGDAELLRGPLLEPVRDRRFDLIVSNPPFVVAPPGGPRFTYRESGLPGDDFCRRLVESAPRHLNDGGYCQLLANWLHVDGVPWEERVGSWVVGCDAWIVQRDVQDPAEYAELWLRDSCEAGTPEYRARYDAWLDHFERQGVTGVGFGWITLRRADRPAVRIEELRHAVEEPVGAYVADVMDGIARAAEFSTACGRTLGAVPGLVQEQIGPPGAEDPERIVLRQTRRLRRAAGVGTVEAALAGVCDGTLPLDPLLDAIAQLTGMDPAEVRAHADAVLPGLIADGFFA from the coding sequence GTGCCTGATCTTCGGGAATCCCTTCTTCGCGTCCGCGACCTCCTGCTGAGCGCGGGCTACACCGTCGCCGGGGTGCGGGAGCTGCTCGGTCCGGTCGCGGGCGGCGCCCTGGCGAGGGACGAGATCGTCCCGGCGCTGCGGGCGACGCGCGGCGGGTCGCCGCTGGAGACGCTGACGCGGCTGTTCTGGTTGCAGGTGCCCGTGGACGCGGGCGGCGTGGACGCGGACGCCCTCGTCGCCGCCGGGCTCGCCGAGACGTCCGGCGGGGAGCTGCGGGCCCGGTTGCGGGTCGAGCCGCTGGAGGCGGTGAGCGGCGACGGGCACGCCGGGTACGTCGTGTCCGATCTCAAGGTGCGGCCGGGTTCGGGGGACGTCCCGGCGGCCGATCACGTGGTGGGCGCGGGCGGTGCGTCCGCCAGCCTGGCGCGGCTGGTTGTCCACAAGCCTGTGGATAACTTCCTCGATCTTGGGACCGGCTGCGGCGTCCAGGCGGTGCATCTGGCGAGCCGTTCCCCGGCCGCGCGGATCACCGCGACGGACGTCAACCCGAGGGCGCTGGAGCTGACCGCGATGAGCCTCGCCCTCTCCGGAGCGGACACGGGCGCGGACACGGGCGGGGACGCGGCCGGGGACGCCGAACTGCTCCGCGGGCCGCTGCTGGAGCCCGTCCGGGACCGCCGTTTCGATCTGATCGTGTCCAATCCGCCGTTCGTCGTCGCGCCGCCCGGCGGCCCCCGGTTCACCTACCGCGAGTCGGGCCTGCCGGGCGACGACTTCTGCCGGCGCCTCGTCGAGAGTGCCCCGCGGCACCTCAACGACGGCGGATATTGCCAGCTCCTGGCCAATTGGCTGCATGTCGACGGCGTCCCGTGGGAGGAGCGCGTCGGCTCCTGGGTGGTCGGCTGCGACGCGTGGATCGTCCAGCGGGACGTCCAGGATCCGGCGGAGTACGCCGAATTGTGGCTGCGGGATTCGTGCGAGGCGGGGACGCCGGAGTACCGCGCCCGGTACGACGCGTGGCTCGACCACTTCGAGCGGCAGGGCGTCACCGGCGTCGGGTTCGGGTGGATCACGTTGCGGCGCGCGGACCGCCCGGCCGTCCGGATCGAGGAGCTCCGCCACGCCGTCGAGGAGCCCGTCGGCGCCTACGTCGCGGACGTCATGGACGGCATCGCCAGGGCCGCAGAGTTTTCCACAGCCTGTGGACGAACGCTGGGCGCCGTCCCGGGCCTGGTCCAGGAACAGATCGGCCCGCCCGGCGCCGAGGACCCCGAACGCATCGTGCTGCGCCAGACCCGGCGGCTCCGCCGCGCGGCCGGCGTCGGCACGGTCGAGGCCGCGCTCGCGGGCGTCTGCGACGGCACGCTGCCCCTCGACCCGCTCCTCGACGCCATCGCCCAGCTGACGGGCATGGACCCGGCGGAGGTCCGCGCGCACGCGGACGCCGTCCTGCCCGGGCTCATCGCCGACGGCTTCTTCGCCTAG
- a CDS encoding carbohydrate ABC transporter permease produces the protein MTAVKTAPAAGRGRERRADISDRSRAERRLGLILSAPAVIVMLLVTAYPLGNAVYLSLFRYRITAPDDREFVGLGNYVTALSDALFWQDVLTTFLITFVTVAVELVIGFALAMVMHKALFARRTLRTAILLPYGIVTVISAFAWRYAFDLQSGFVNGWFGLGDYAWFSGRWSSLFVIILSEIWKTTPFVSLLLLAGLAQVPRDLGEAATVDGATAWQRLWRVTIPNMKAAILVAVLFRTLDAWRIFDNVFIMTAGQNQTETLSFLTYRQTITRTAIGLGNAVGVLLFLSVVLIAFVYIRGFRVNMAQARGELQGGDK, from the coding sequence ATGACCGCTGTGAAGACCGCCCCGGCGGCGGGGCGGGGGAGGGAACGGCGCGCGGACATCTCCGACCGCAGCCGCGCCGAGCGCAGGCTGGGGCTGATCCTCTCGGCGCCCGCCGTGATCGTCATGCTGCTGGTGACCGCGTACCCGCTGGGCAACGCGGTGTACCTGTCGCTGTTCCGCTACCGGATCACCGCGCCGGACGACCGCGAGTTCGTCGGGCTCGGCAACTACGTGACGGCGCTGTCGGACGCGCTCTTCTGGCAGGACGTCCTCACCACGTTCCTCATCACGTTCGTCACCGTCGCGGTGGAGCTCGTCATCGGGTTCGCGCTGGCGATGGTGATGCACAAGGCGCTGTTCGCGCGGCGGACGCTGCGGACCGCGATCCTGCTGCCGTACGGGATCGTCACCGTGATCTCGGCGTTCGCGTGGCGGTACGCGTTCGACCTGCAGTCGGGGTTCGTGAACGGCTGGTTCGGTCTCGGCGACTACGCCTGGTTCTCGGGCCGCTGGTCGTCCCTGTTCGTGATCATCCTGTCGGAGATCTGGAAGACGACGCCGTTCGTGTCGCTGCTGCTGCTCGCCGGCCTCGCGCAGGTGCCGCGCGACCTCGGCGAGGCGGCGACGGTGGACGGGGCGACCGCCTGGCAGCGGCTCTGGCGGGTCACGATCCCGAACATGAAGGCCGCGATCCTCGTGGCGGTGCTGTTCCGGACGCTGGACGCCTGGCGGATCTTCGACAACGTCTTCATCATGACGGCCGGTCAGAACCAGACCGAGACGCTGTCGTTCCTCACCTACCGGCAGACGATCACCCGGACCGCGATCGGGCTCGGGAACGCCGTCGGGGTGCTGCTGTTCCTGTCCGTGGTCCTCATCGCCTTCGTCTACATCAGGGGGTTCCGCGTGAACATGGCCCAGGCGCGCGGCGAGCTGCAGGGTGGTGACAAGTGA
- a CDS encoding carbohydrate ABC transporter permease: MESARSKWLWIVGGILILVWTIFPILWIVMLSFKQPGEVGNTQSFLPQDWTLVNYETVFNTSLFTSALINSIGISVIATFIGVVFATLVAYAIARLEFPGKKTILSFALAIAMFPVVSLVGPLFNLWRDIGLYDTWPGLIIPYISFALPLAIWTLSAFFREIPWEMEQAAQVDGATTWQAFRKVIVPLAAPGVFTAAILTFFFCWNDFVFGISLTSSDNARPVPAALAFFTGASQFEQPTTAVCAAAVVVTVPVVVIVLAFQRRIVAGLTSGAVKG, translated from the coding sequence ATGGAGAGCGCCCGCTCGAAGTGGCTGTGGATCGTCGGCGGGATCCTGATCCTCGTCTGGACGATCTTCCCGATCCTGTGGATCGTGATGCTGTCGTTCAAGCAGCCCGGCGAGGTCGGCAACACCCAGAGCTTCCTGCCGCAGGACTGGACGCTCGTCAACTACGAGACGGTGTTCAACACCAGCCTGTTCACCTCCGCCCTGATCAACTCGATCGGCATCTCGGTGATCGCGACGTTCATCGGGGTGGTGTTCGCGACGCTGGTCGCCTACGCGATCGCGCGGCTGGAGTTCCCGGGCAAGAAGACGATCCTGTCGTTCGCGCTGGCGATCGCGATGTTCCCCGTCGTGTCGCTGGTCGGCCCGCTGTTCAACCTGTGGCGCGACATCGGCCTGTACGACACGTGGCCGGGACTGATCATCCCGTACATCTCGTTCGCGCTGCCGCTGGCGATCTGGACGCTGTCGGCGTTCTTCCGCGAGATCCCGTGGGAGATGGAGCAGGCCGCGCAGGTGGACGGGGCGACGACCTGGCAGGCGTTCCGGAAGGTGATCGTGCCGCTGGCGGCGCCGGGCGTGTTCACCGCGGCGATCCTGACGTTCTTCTTCTGCTGGAACGACTTCGTGTTCGGGATCTCGCTGACGTCGTCGGACAACGCGCGTCCCGTCCCGGCGGCGCTGGCGTTCTTCACCGGGGCGTCGCAGTTCGAGCAGCCCACCACCGCCGTCTGCGCGGCGGCGGTCGTGGTGACCGTCCCCGTCGTCGTCATCGTCCTGGCGTTCCAGCGCCGCATCGTGGCCGGGCTGACGTCCGGCGCAGTCAAGGGCTGA